In the genome of Eschrichtius robustus isolate mEscRob2 chromosome 2, mEscRob2.pri, whole genome shotgun sequence, the window TCATTTAAGAGATTTGCAAATATGTAAAACAATGCTACACTTCTCACTAACTTGGTTGGGggaaatatagttattttcattAAATGTTACTTAGGTTAATGTGTAATGAGTTTACAGTTGTTAATAAATATGTTAAGTTTTCCTTGAGTTATAGTTTCTAATACAATAAATATAGATAGTTATAGCCTGTGATGTGCTGGAGGCAGCTTATACCGATTGTGAGAATAGATTGTTTAAAAATTTGGGGGAATTTTTGCAAGTTGGTTATTAAAGAgcccatatttttaaattattttcaatttttggtAGAAATACTATAAAATGGTATGCTGTTCTCAACTTCATATTCAGTGACTTCACTTTGGAAGCTTGGCGTGGTTGGGAGTAAGAGTATAAAGGGGTCCTGAGACCCCATAATGTGaatttaaaaaggttaaaaaaaagctGTTTCATATCTGTGTTTGTCTGAAGTGTTTatgttgtacatttttaaaattaaaattaaaactgtaaaactataTAACTAGGTATAAGGCTATCTTTGCTAATGAACTGTACATTTCATAGACTCTCTATTAATATATCAAAATGTGAATtaaatatcatctttgattttgtTTGTATCTTTGGCCTCCCTAATCCCAAATTTCCAAACAAAAAATGTAAAGAGGTAGAGGTTACATACTGAATATAtgactaatgaaaataaaatattaaatattttactaaatacATGCCTCTGATACTGGAGTCATGAGTTTAGAATTTAGGGTGAGaaaggggttttgttttgtttttttaaactgcattGATGAAATAAGGAAAGAAGCTTGTAGAGACATCTGGAAtggttttaaacttttattgaCTTCATTAGGAATAAGCCTCAACTTACTATGCCCAAGGTGTTGTGGTTGGAGTACCTATCCAACCTTCAGGTAGATTTCCTCAAAATAAAAGGACTCTGGATAgtgaataaatgcaaaaggagGCTAGAAAGACAAACACGAAACTATTAACGGTGGTTGTTTCTGCTAAATAGATTTGGAATTTAAGAGCTCTTCTTTGTATACTCTGAACAGATTGACTTTATTATAaatgcataattttttttaaatgcctgtttCTTTTGACCATAAGATAATGATTTAGACTGACCAAAATGTACTGTATTGGTCTATAACCAACAGTAGGCAGTTACACTAATGCTTAACTGATTCTTGGCATACTTAAGTGATAGGGACAGAGCAGACTTTTCACATTAGTGGCCATGCCTCCAATCTGAGTCCTTTGTCATGTGGTGGTGAGCCCATCTCAAAATCATTTGACACCCCCTTCTAAGTTACAATAAATTATTTGTAGTTCCTCaaatgtgcatttaaaattttggtagcTAGGGCAAAATTGCTTTCCAACAATATGACAGTTAATGTTCCCACCAGTAGCACATGTAAGTGCTTGTACCCCCCAAGTGCTTGCCAGTGCTGTATGTTATCAGTACATAAATAGTATATTTAGTATGTTTTATGCGCTAAACCAAAATTGACATTAATTTTTGTGTGGTCGTGCAAAAGCCAGCATGGGCTTGGGAGTTCATtgatgaagagagagaaaagttatGCTTGTCTTTACTGtaattattttggtttgttttctatctAGGTACTTTTAAACTAGTAATAGAATTTTCTGAAGAATATCCAAATAAACCGCCAACTGTTAGGTTTTTATCCAAAATGTTTCATCCAAATGGTAAGTAGCAATTTATTAGCCTTTGCAAATGATAGGAGGAAAAAAGAGTTGTTTCATCCTTTTAGGTCTTGCCCATACTTCTCGTTATTAGGGCCCACTTCTAGATGTTGCTTCTATGTCAATATTAACCATACTTTTGTAGTCTGGAATCTTATCAAGGTTCCAGATTTGAGGtaaagttttgttttaataacttctgattttaaagtaatatctatttatttatcaaaatgtgAAAGATACTAAAAAGAATTTATAGCTTAAAATTTAACTTgcaaataaatgtacaaaattaAGATCATGTTGTATGTAAAGTTAAGTAATTTATATATAACATGAACATTTTCacttattaaatattcttttgtatctttttttttctcctcctttggccgcgccacgcggcttgtgggggtcttagttccccgacgagggatcgaacccgggcccccggcagggagagcgtggagtcctaaccactggaccaccagggaattccctatatcaTTCTTAATGGCTGCAAAATGTTCTGTTTTATGAGtttaccattatttatttaatcattgtcCAGTTggtgatttttaattgtttacaGTTTTAAACAGCacatttttcttgaaaataaatctCAAATACCCATGAATAAGTTTTTAGAAGTAGGATTACTAGGTCAAAGATTTGTAtggttttaagggttttttttaaatacagttttccTCCCTTGTTCCTATTTTTACTTTTAGCAGTTTATTACTATTTTCCATAAATGATTGCTAAGTGACTCTTTTGTAATTAAATTTGCTCTTCCTGACTTATTGCTCTTTACTTCTAATAAGTTTGTATTCCTGGATTATAAATTACTGTATGAAAGACTTATTTTCCAGAATATTTAagttctttttcccttttatatCCTTTGCACATTTAAATGTGGTTTTCCCCATCAGTTAACTTACTTTCAGGAGGAACATTTTCAGAGGTCCTCTTGATTGTGCGTCTAGTCTAGAACTACAGACTACGTGAGATAACTGCAGGCAGATAGGGGTCTCCCTACTCATAGGagaggtgtgtttgtgtgtctggaATCAAGGTGACTTCCCAATAATAGATTAGATCATAGATTTAGCCTTTGTGCTTTATTGCTGTGAAGTCGCTTTTTCTTTCAAGGTCTTCCCCCACCCAGAGGCAAGgcagctttaattttattttctgtttctattctgAGGAAATTTTCAAGTCACTTATTATCATTTATTCTACTGTAGCTTTACTAGCTTAGACTTGTTAGTGAATCAACCCAAACTGTAGTAAGGGAGCTCTGTAAATCAAGGTAGAAAAGACTGTGGAATGTGCAAGGAGTATATGTGTATAGGTTTAAGATTTACAGCCTTAACAAATTGATAAGGAAACAGtgtatttgatttttcttttatcccTTCATATTAATAACATGGTTTCCCTTATTTCCACTATCAGTACCTTATTTAGTTAACTTCctagtttgctttttttaaaacatctttattaaaaGATTGACATACTGTGCTACTCACCCATTTAagttgtacaattcagtggtttttagtatcttcactgagttgtgcaaccatcaccattatcaattttagaacatttttgtcaccctccccaaaaaatcccatgcctattagcagtcactccccatccccatccccccctgcctcccagccataggcaaccactgatttatTTTCACTCTACAGGTTTGCTTATtccggacatttcatataaatggaatcatataatatatgtggtcctttgtgattGATTTCTTTCAGCTGACATAGTTttcaggttcatctgtgttgtaacaCATACTGgtacttcatttccttttattgctgaatgataatccattgtatggatagactacattttgttcattcatcagttgatggatgttCGGTTTCTAGTTTACTTTTGGATTACTTCTCAAAAATAGTTACTAGttcaaaactttaaaatcattttacagTTTTATGGGTCTTACAGAGGTGATGATTTTTGCTTTGGACTTGCTAAGTTTGATGTTCCTATGGGATACACAGTAAGCGGTTGACTATGCTGCTTTAAAGCTGAGAGTTAAATCCGGTCTAACGCTAACAATTGGAAGTACCTAGCACATAGATAGTAATAATTGAGGCCATGAATAAAATTGCCCAGAGGGTGTGTAAAGGGTAAGAAGGAAGAGGACCGAGGATAGAGCCCTGAGGAATGAAGGTACTTAAGTGTAATTTGCCTCCTCTCCCCAGAAAGGCCTCACTTATTCCTGTTTGATGCAGAGTGGTCTGGCTTGTTCTGTGAAGCATTCCACAATTTGGCAGTATCTATAACATTTAAATGCATTTATCCTTTGTCAACacagcaattctgcttctggaaATTTATTGTAGAGATAAATAATCTGGCAAGTTCTGGataaaaatttatgttcattGTTTGTATTCTCACATAATCAGTTCAGGAGGGGGGAAAAGCCTCTCAAATGTTAGACTCTTAAAACGGTAatcacttgatttttatttttattatgaaaggaatGCATACTTATTggaaaaacaaatcataaagTACAAGGAATCCTACTAATATCAGATATTACAGATTACAGATATCTACATTTTGGCATTTAGTCTTACAAATGTTTTTGTGATTGCATATacttcaaatgaaaatatttataaataattctttATAAAAAATGGAATTATCCTAAATAAGTAATTGGAAACTTATTAATGTAATATATTGGGGGTGTCATTCTACATTAATTAACATATGGTAGATGTATATCATTTCTGGCGGCAGTATTGGTATGTACCGTTAATAACGTACCATTATTTAGCCAGTCCCCTCACTGTGGACCAAAGGTAGTTTCCAGTTTGTCACTTCTATAAAGAGTATTATAGTGAACATCCTGTAAATAAAACTTTGCATGTCCATGATTATTACTTTTAGAGTGGAATTGCTATGTCAAAAAATTAGCTTTTTTATCCCCCCAAGAACTTTATTTAGGAATATTTGGAAATGTGGAATTTAAACAGATTTGCTATATAGTATGTGATGAAAAAATTTAACTCTCACTCAGCCTCCTGATCAAAAGGCGCATAAAGAGTCCTTAGTTTGAGACTGATTTTCCTGTGAGACAAAAAGTTTTAGTTATTGACTAATGTTCAAGATTTCTGACTGAACCAAGCATTTGGTTTGTGGTAAAAATTTCTCTTTAATTGTTAGAAATGACAAAGTTAATATGTAACCAATTTTAGTGTTGTCTTTGCAGTGTATGCTGATGGTAGCATATGTTTAGATATCCTTCAGAATAGATGGAGTCCAACATACGATGTATCTTCTATCTTAACATCAATTCAGGTAAGCATGTGTTAGGATGCATCTTAACTTTTCAAGATTCTGTGGGATATAATTGGCTCTTTTAGGATCAATTTAAAGGCCAAGTGAGCAAACTAACCTTCCCAACACTAAGGTAACCAGTGGCAGAGCTTGGACAAAACCCTCATGATTTTTATACAACCAATCTGCTTTTTCATTCGTGACCACATTGGATCAAATACACAATCATTCTGATCGAATTTAAGTATAAAGTGTTCTCACAGGTcaggtgtttgttttgttttgttttgtttgttttttgccacaccacaaggcttgcggaatcttagttccctgaccagggattgaacccatgtcccctgcagtgaaagtgcagcgtcctaaccactggatcaccaggcaATTCCCTCACGGGTCAAGTATTATTCGTGCCCACAAAGAAGAGTCTTCTTGGAGAGAGATAAAGATGATtgtttagaaaaaaacatagggatCTCAAGAAACTGCCAAGTGCAGAGAAGCATTGAGTATGTTACCCCATCCaagaaattctattttaaacGAAAGTAAATAACTATTCGCCAAAGCACTCTGGCAGAATATTTCAGAGTTGACCTTGAATGAcagtttgggggaggggtggggggtgagtgATGTTTTAGTTATATGGATTTGAGAGGAGCAGAAGTAACGTTTTTGGTTTATGACCTTTCTAAAGTTTTTTCTGTCACACTTCTGCTTTAATTCACGTCATCTTATAAAGTGTTTTCAGCTTTCCTGTTTCATTCCCTTGCTGCTAGGTGCATATGTTTTGTTGATTAAAGGAAACAAGGTACACTACCCAACTTACTGTCAGAAATTTGCAAGTTTACCTCAGTAATAGAGTTAAACTTTGGAAAATGTTAGTTGCTAAGCTATTTTATAGATATTGTGTATTAACCAAATCAAGTTATTTCCTGGTTATTGTCTCAGTATGCTGAAGAATattgttcttttccaatttctttgAGATTAGAGGTCTTAAGGCAATTAAGAACTATCTGTTTTGAAAGCTTAAGTTCTCTAGCAGCAGGAAACTTAAGTGTATTTGTCAAACCATTTCTGAAAGTACTTAGATCTAAAAATATGTAAGACGTACTAATTTCTGTCTTTCTTCATAGAATAATTTGTTTTGTACAACTTCTATGCTCCATATCGGACCCATGTTAATGTAAATAACTCTACAAATATGTTTTATCTTCTGTCTTTCCTTCTAGTCTCTGCTGGATGAACCAAATCCAAATAGTCCAGCCAATAGCCAGGCAGCACAGCTTTATCAGGAAAACAAACGAGAATATGAGAAAAGAGTTTCGGCCATTGTTGAACAAAGCTGGAATGATTCATAATAGACAACTGGTCTGTTAATCTTTTTCATCATTGTTGTGTATAATTTACCTCTCAGTAGAAAGGCTAACAAATTTTAAGTGCCACAGGTTTTAAGgattctgcagaaaaaaaaagtccttcgGTTTAGAACCTACAAAAGCTTGTGTATCTTGATTAATGTACTTTTTATTGCATGGTGTGAACTAAGTTATTGCTTACATAAATTTGTAATATatcctgtttgtatttttttccaagtGTATAATGTTGGTGTGGAGTTTTCATGACAGAATATACACATTTTGTAAATCTGTacttttttcaaatattgaatgccttatttttgaattctttagatttttaaattggaGAAAAGCACTTAAAGTtttttatatatgaatattacatGTAAAGCTGTTAAAATACATAACTTCAGTGCAAGAGACTTTGTCACTTATTTCCTTATCTGAGTAGGAGGGGTTAATAAGTCTCTAGCTCTCCATCAATTGATAGTTTCATGTCTGATTTCAAAAGAACAGATTTATATTTTATCAAGAAATTCTTCAAATTCGATTCTAAACACCAATTATAATCTCAAACTTTATTTTGAATGTacctatattagtttcagttgaGCAATTATAGACATAACTGGTTTGATTCTGTCCAACTCTGTATTTAGGCCACTTGTTACTGTTTCTTCATGCACTACTTACTGTTAAACTCTACCTTTTGCGATTTCACAATTTGCACCTCCACCACGAGGAATTGGCACCTCTACCATGAGCAGAGAGCTGATGCAACTTATTTTGCTGCTTGATAGCACTTTAAAAGATTTTTGATAATGAAAAAAGTAAACCGTCAACATTTACCAAAAACTCATGCCCCACTATTAACAATAAATAAGAACTTGTTGCATTGGTTTGAACAAGGCAGATATTTGGAAGGAATCTTGGtgtaatttaaatatttgaaaactgcCTTTTAATGCAATTGCCTATCTGTTTATTCTGGAAAAATGTTTTAACACCAGGGCCTGCTGAGTTGCTTTCTCttgtggagattttttttttttaatctcctaagTTGTATAAAAGTTGTACTGCATTTTAGTTTACTGGATAAACATAAAACACAGTATTGAAGAAAGCTAATACAAAGCTATCCTATGCCTTCAAATAgtttagaaaatggaaaatatacaaGTAAATTCTGTTGAACCACCTGTGTAGTCTTTCTAGTAGTTAAAAGAGCTATTTCATTAACCCCAAGAGTTTCTTGCACATTCATAGTAGCTTAGTAAGCTAACAGCTTCTTTTCTATTGAAAGACTGATTTCTCTACTGGAAGACTGTAGGATGGCAATATCTATAGGTTCTATTTATTAAGCAAATTTTAGAAAGGATAAGTGCTGATGTTTCCCTTTAAAAGTTAATACTTGGGAAATTTGGGGGTAAGTGTATGATCTTAGGGAACTTTTGATACAGTTGAGAGTTAACTCACTGGAATTatgcccccgcccccccaaaaaaagatgcTTTATTTAAAGGTACTTTTTGGTCATATCAAATGTGTGATACTTCTATATTCAGCTCTAAAACAGTTTCTTTAGACATTTACTCCAGTGACTGTCTCTTAGATTAAATATACAGTAGCTATGATAGTCTCCCCTCTTATTTCATTAAATGCTATTTGGATACTACAAAATCTATTTTTATCCTTAACCTGTTTTCCCtatttaaaactgaaatatttcAAGTATTGATAGATAATTATAAGGAAGTTACATCTTACTTCGCAGGCAGTTAATGAGCTCTAACTCCTAAATTCAACACATGCATAAAACTCATATCTAGCCCCCATTCCTATTGGAGAAAATTCTTAGGAATGTTCCATCTCTCAATTagtcttcagtttttttcttcagCCTTGGAACAGATTCCTGTTTCTTTGGTTGAATACCAGATGTACTTCAATTTACAAAGTCATGTCATGCAAAGAATGTTTACTCTAAAATTTActacataaattttataaatgtatggTATGGCAAGAGGCTAGAACTAATTTATTTTGGTACAAATTTGGATTCATGTTAAAGATTAAGTGCATTTGTGATGTGCAATTCCTCTGTAACAGTACTTCTAACATAACTCTGTGCaaagcactattctaagcactttaacaTGATCACATTTCAAACTCAGAGTAATCTTATGAGGTGGGTACTACcgtattacagatgaggaaactaggtACAGATCAAGTAACTTTCTCATGGTCAACCAGCCAGTATgtgatagagctgggatttgaacccaggcagtctggtctTTTAGCCAATAACTATACTATCCCTTAAGAGATGTTAAGGGATTGAgttcagttttaaaattctactgAACTTAAATATTCATCCCAATTTGTGAAAATACCATGTTGAGTTTTATATAGACTTGTGTCTATCCAGTGAAGAGGTTTTCaccatttttcacttttttttgtaATGTAAACAAGTAAAGTCTGGATATAGGAACACTCTCATCTCTGATAGAAAGCACTCTTTTGACTTACAGaccaatttttttccccttcctagaAATATCCTTGAGTCTGTACAGACACACACCCCAAAATTAAAAAGTTCCATGAATATGAATAACTTCTGAAACTGATCTAAAAATTCTTCCTCATGTAGGTGGAAGGTAGTGGAGAGGAAAACTATTGAAGGTGGCTTATTTAGTAAGTCTGTTGTGTGCCCAGTAAACAAGGTAcctatcttaatttattcatttagtacTCTTTTAGAAGACAGAAGCCTGGGGCTCAAAAAACAATTTAGAGTTATGTCTAAGGTAACCTCAATTCTCCCAGGTTTTAAGAGAGATCAAGTTTTTAGGTCTTGGTGGTGTTTATTACAATTCCTTTCTACTGCATTCAGCAATGCAGAGTCCCAAAGGAATCTGGTATGTGGGGATTATGTATGTAAACAGAGAAGTCCCTAGGTGGAAAGCCATTAAAGGTAAATGAAATTGTCCATAGGACAGGGGCCTTGTGCGAAGTTGGTAGCCCTGTTACTTCAGTTCCCATCTAGTTAGGGAAAAACTAAACTGTTGTCTGATATGGGGAAATTCTAGTTATCTTGTTCCAGTATATGATATAGAACACAAAGATATATTAGAAACACACAGATGTGTGTGCTGTTTTTTCAGTAATTTCTCCCCACCATCactacaggtttttaaaataattttgtcaatAATATCCTGAGGTTTTTAAGTTTTCTGTTCATAGCATGGAGTAGGGCTTTCTTTTAGTTGGGCCCAAAAGATGAACGAGATGCACCCTATACAAAACTCTCTTAGCTCAGCAACATTAGTTCCTTGCTGGTTGAAATCAAGAGCCCTGGAAGGAAAAGCTCCAAGTTTCCTCTTTGGCATATGGAGGACTCAGACTTGGGCTAGAAGCCTGCATGGACTGTCAGGAACTCTGCCATTGACTTAGTGCTAAAGCTTGGCCACAAGATGCTTTTGTTTACCAGTGACTCCTGGAATTGTATATTTGGAAAGACTCTAAATATAGAGTGTACTTTGCTgagtaaaatcaaataaccttTTAGCTGGTTAGAGAGGTCTTTACGTGGTGATGGTCTTCATTTGGTTACAAGTGTGATGCTTCTGTAGTCCTTTGGGGGGATATTAGAGCTGACCTCAGGCTCCATCAACCTGAACCATTTAGTTGCCATTCTTCCTGGAATGCAGGAGGGCTTTTGTGGTGTCTTAAGGGCTGCCAAAGTGCAAGTGTAAGCACACTTAAGGCAGACCTCTTAATGCTGCTTCCTGTCTGAagccctcttcccttccccctttaCAAACAAGGCCTTGTGCCAAGAATACTGCAGCCCACCAGCTAAATTGGACTAGCAGCACTTGAACAGAAGAATGTCAAAGGCAGCTCTTTGGCTGGCCTCTGCATAAAGTCATTCTACAAAACTTGAGTTGggagattttatgtttttgtgtTGGTGCTAGTACAAAGACAACAGGAACAGGAAGCTTCTTGTTCTTATAACTATCCTGAGCAGAGAATAGGAAAGAATCCAGAGACTAGTTCATGGCTTCAGCTTCAGCTAAAGGCCTAGAATATCGCCTCCAAAGAAAATCTAGATTAGTGACCTTGCTGTATTGTAGTGGGCCTTGGCTATAGGACTGTACCTGCATGAGCACATAAGGCTGTGGTTTCAGATGGAGACTCCCTGGAACATCGGCTGGAAAGCTGCCTTTAGAATGAAGACTGTCAATCCCAGGGGTGGGTACAAGAGATCTCTCGCAAGCCAGAAAGATCAGCCAGGGCAGTACTGGGGCCTGGTGGTAAGTTGATGATACCATCTGTTAGGGAGAAAGTTTCCTTCCTAGCTTTCATTAGCCCTTACACATTGGTTCTTTGGCAGGGGCTGGATATTGTGCACAGAGCAGCTTGAGAACAGACCACGATCACCATGGCGCCCTCTCAAGACCTAAGTTTGAGGGATCAGGCTGTAAGAGCAACAATATAAGTACCAAAGATTGGAGCCAAGCACTGGGAACTGCTTTCCAGATAACCTCTGGCAGTACATGCACAGGCCTAGGGAGGAGGCCAACAGGACAGCAGTGGACCTCCAAGAGTCCAAGCTCTGAATCCTCTGGGGACACTTTTTAATTAGcggctttgttttttgttataaAAGTAGAACCtagtcataaaaaataaatttggtaaGCACAAAGGTAGAAGGAAGCATGAGTCATTCTCACCACCTGAGAACAGCTGGTTTAAGGGGAAGTGAGGACTGTAGGTGTTGGTCCAAGCCCAAATGTTTCCAATAGTCTGGGGCCCAAAATTCACACCCAAAGTGATAAGGAATCTAGTCAGTTTACAGTGTGAGACTCCAGGGCAAGCCTTCTGCCAGGCAGCTATGTTCATGGAGAAAGGAGCATACCCACAGCCTTTGCAAGCCCCAGACCCCTAGAGGTAGGGATTCCAAGGCTGGCCACGTGCTGACCCCTTTCCCCATCCTGCGTCTGCCCCCTGTCCAAAACAGCCTGGCATTTAATTTGTGCTGCA includes:
- the UBE2B gene encoding ubiquitin-conjugating enzyme E2 B isoform X2; translated protein: MQWNAVIFGPEGTPFEDGTFKLVIEFSEEYPNKPPTVRFLSKMFHPNVYADGSICLDILQNRWSPTYDVSSILTSIQSLLDEPNPNSPANSQAAQLYQENKREYEKRVSAIVEQSWNDS
- the UBE2B gene encoding ubiquitin-conjugating enzyme E2 B isoform X1; amino-acid sequence: MSTPARRRLMRDFKRLQEDPPVGVSGAPSENNIMQWNAVIFGPEGTPFEDGTFKLVIEFSEEYPNKPPTVRFLSKMFHPNVYADGSICLDILQNRWSPTYDVSSILTSIQSLLDEPNPNSPANSQAAQLYQENKREYEKRVSAIVEQSWNDS